The following coding sequences are from one Pseudonocardia sp. HH130630-07 window:
- a CDS encoding glutamate-cysteine ligase family protein — translation MRGAARYGIEHELALLYPDGSLADFAVLTHDAVAAIVDELPDFPDGQRDLRIGDAGIRRKHWYAEGYERLGDDGELARFDPKGIEIRTAVHDSAAAAGAALTAAASRLAEVARRHGLRPVAVGHHPLRSSYRLDPPPNAHERALMASSPEERTAPLHMVTWGPDLNLSFPGAGTDPAVLADAAAKLTHYSPYLVPWSFSSPFRDGRPWGGLSARTFRRTGLRPAALAYLEPGAPLLPTDPSLVRHAGIPGEIGRIEFKAFDAVPVIEGEEPAAGCGTGLPGALLSLLTGLLRDGTLPGRRRTPDPAAHRRSALLGWTDAAVRAGSRAVLAAAETALRAEPDHAGGLALLRERLERRDTPAARMLDRYRSGGGIAGVAP, via the coding sequence ATGCGGGGCGCCGCGCGGTACGGGATCGAGCACGAACTGGCCCTGCTGTACCCGGACGGGTCGCTGGCCGACTTCGCCGTCCTCACCCACGACGCCGTCGCGGCGATCGTCGACGAGCTCCCCGACTTCCCGGACGGGCAGCGCGACCTGCGGATCGGCGACGCCGGGATCCGCCGCAAGCACTGGTACGCCGAGGGCTACGAGCGGCTCGGCGACGACGGCGAGCTCGCCCGGTTCGACCCCAAGGGCATCGAGATCCGGACGGCCGTGCACGACTCGGCCGCCGCCGCGGGAGCCGCGCTGACCGCCGCCGCGTCCCGGCTCGCCGAGGTCGCCCGCCGGCACGGGCTGCGGCCGGTCGCCGTCGGGCACCATCCGCTGCGCTCGTCCTACCGGCTCGATCCGCCGCCGAACGCCCACGAGCGCGCCCTCATGGCGTCCTCGCCCGAGGAGCGGACCGCCCCGCTGCACATGGTCACCTGGGGCCCCGACCTCAACCTGTCCTTCCCCGGGGCGGGCACCGATCCCGCCGTGCTGGCCGACGCCGCGGCGAAGCTCACCCACTACAGCCCGTACCTGGTGCCGTGGTCGTTCTCCTCGCCGTTCCGCGACGGCCGCCCGTGGGGCGGGCTGTCCGCACGGACCTTCCGCCGGACCGGCCTGCGCCCGGCCGCGCTGGCCTACCTCGAACCCGGCGCGCCGCTGCTGCCGACCGACCCGAGCCTGGTGCGGCACGCGGGCATCCCCGGCGAGATCGGGCGGATCGAGTTCAAGGCGTTCGACGCGGTCCCGGTGATCGAGGGGGAGGAGCCGGCCGCCGGGTGCGGCACCGGCCTGCCGGGTGCGCTGCTCAGCCTGCTCACCGGCCTGCTGCGCGACGGGACCCTGCCCGGACGGCGGCGTACCCCGGACCCGGCCGCGCACCGCCGGTCGGCGCTGCTCGGCTGGACCGACGCCGCGGTGCGCGCCGGGTCGCGGGCCGTCCTGGCGGCCGCCGAGACGGCCCTGCGCGCCGAGCCGGACCACGCCGGGGGGCTCGCCCTGCTGCGCGAGCGGCTGGAGCGGCGGGACACCCCCGCCGCGCGGATGCTCGACCGGTACCGCTCCGGCGGCGGTATCGCGGGCGTCGCGCCCTGA